In Arthrobacter citreus, a genomic segment contains:
- a CDS encoding ribose-5-phosphate isomerase, with the protein MRVHIATDHAGMELSAHLLAHLRSKGYDMVDHGPQVYDAEDDYPAFCIAAAEAVVIDQQSGVEALGIVLGGSGNGEQIAANKVRGIRAALAWNLSTAKLAREHNNANVIAVGGRQHTVEEATEIIEAFLAEPYSNAERHNRRIAKIAEYETTGAIADS; encoded by the coding sequence ATGCGCGTCCATATTGCAACTGACCACGCGGGCATGGAGCTCAGTGCCCACCTTCTGGCCCACCTCCGCAGCAAGGGCTATGACATGGTGGACCACGGCCCGCAGGTCTACGACGCAGAGGATGACTATCCCGCATTCTGCATCGCCGCTGCCGAGGCGGTAGTGATCGATCAGCAGAGCGGCGTGGAGGCTTTGGGCATTGTGCTGGGAGGCTCCGGCAATGGGGAGCAGATTGCCGCCAACAAGGTCCGCGGCATTCGTGCGGCGCTCGCCTGGAACCTCTCGACAGCCAAGTTGGCCCGGGAGCACAACAACGCGAACGTGATTGCCGTCGGGGGCCGCCAGCACACCGTCGAAGAAGCCACGGAAATCATTGAAGCTTTCCTGGCCGAGCCCTACAGCAACGCCGAGCGCCACAACCGCCGGATTGCCAAGATCGCCGAGTACGAAACCACCGGAGCCATCGCGGACTCCTGA
- a CDS encoding NAD-dependent epimerase/dehydratase family protein, with the protein MRILILGGTVFLSREVARQAVARGHDVTCLARGESGPPVTGAAFVTADRDAGPEAYKDLDGSWDAVIDVARRPQQVWEALQALAGRSSYWSFVSSASVYAAHDTPGADESAGLLGPLEAVHGVYPDPADSEYGQAKVACEDLVRELGPANVLVTRPGLIAGPEDDSDRFGYWPARLAQERSPVLIPSNAEVMTQTIDVRDLALWLVSGAEDARAGSFNVMGPSVPFGELLTLSADAAGFHGSFRTADPQWLHEQGVAYWAGNESLPLWLPEEGYDGFSTRSNAAALAAGLSLRPVEQTVRDVLEDEQERGLFRERKAGLSAARETVLLQALDAL; encoded by the coding sequence ATGCGCATCCTTATTCTTGGCGGAACCGTCTTTCTTTCCCGTGAGGTTGCCCGGCAGGCAGTTGCCCGGGGCCACGACGTCACGTGTTTGGCCCGGGGTGAATCCGGGCCGCCTGTCACCGGCGCGGCCTTCGTGACCGCAGACCGCGACGCCGGACCGGAGGCCTATAAGGACCTGGACGGATCCTGGGACGCAGTGATCGACGTCGCCCGCAGGCCGCAGCAGGTGTGGGAGGCGCTTCAGGCGCTGGCCGGTCGGAGCAGCTACTGGTCCTTCGTGTCCAGCGCTTCCGTGTATGCGGCGCATGACACCCCGGGTGCGGACGAAAGCGCGGGTTTGCTGGGACCGCTGGAAGCTGTCCACGGTGTTTACCCGGATCCGGCGGACAGCGAGTACGGCCAGGCGAAGGTTGCCTGCGAGGATTTGGTGAGGGAGCTTGGCCCCGCGAATGTCCTGGTGACACGTCCGGGCCTGATCGCCGGACCCGAGGATGACAGTGACCGCTTCGGGTACTGGCCGGCGCGGCTGGCCCAGGAACGCAGCCCGGTGCTGATCCCTTCCAACGCTGAAGTGATGACGCAAACCATTGATGTTCGTGACCTCGCGCTGTGGCTGGTCAGCGGTGCCGAGGATGCCAGGGCAGGGAGTTTCAACGTCATGGGCCCGTCCGTGCCCTTTGGTGAGCTGCTGACGCTTTCCGCGGACGCGGCCGGCTTCCATGGGAGCTTCCGTACTGCGGACCCGCAGTGGCTCCATGAGCAGGGCGTGGCGTACTGGGCCGGAAACGAGTCGCTGCCGCTGTGGCTGCCGGAGGAAGGCTACGACGGATTTTCCACGAGATCGAACGCAGCGGCACTGGCGGCCGGACTTAGCCTCCGCCCGGTGGAGCAGACCGTTCGCGACGTTCTGGAGGACGAGCAGGAGCGCGGACTGTTCCGTGAGCGGAAAGCCGGACTCTCAGCGGCCCGGGAAACTGTCCTCCTGCAGGCACTGGACGCACTGTAA
- the pepN gene encoding aminopeptidase N: protein MNLTRSEARERAELISVDSYDVNLDLTRGDEVFGSTTVVRFSAQQGASTFIDAVTAAVHRVTLNGVDLDAAEVSDGVRIQLPNLAASNELVVEADAYYMNTGEGLHRFVDPVDNEVYLYSQFEVPDSRRMFTVFEQPDLKATFRFTVTAPSHWDVISNSPTPEPVPAGSLEEGGKHATWSFDPTPRISSYITALIAGPYQSVRSELTSSDGRTIPLGVFARKSLMQHLDAENVFELTRQGFEFYEKQFGTPYPFEKYDQLFVPEFNAGAMENAGAVTFLESYVFRSRVPDATVERRAVTILHELAHMWFGDLVTMRWWNDLWLNESFAEFMSTLAAADATEFKQSWTTFASMEKAWAYRQDQLPTTHPIVAEIRDLEDVQVNFDGITYAKGASVLKQLVAWVGQDQFMAGVREYFGKHAWGNTELKDLLSELETASGRDLKEWSELWLETAGVNTLRPELELDDDGVITSFAVLQSAVADYPTLRPHRLAIGFYDSGDDGKLHRTHRVELDIDGERTEVAELVGRQRPDLLLLNDDDLAYAKIRLDEKSEHTAVRRLRDISESLPRTLVWASAWDATRDGEIPARNYVELVLQNIGSESDSSVVQVLLRQLATTLAFYVAPADREPMTAAAADSLWELASAAAPGSDSQLQFVKSFAGHAVSEEHLDTLAGLLSGDQTLEGLNIDADLRWELLTGLVAGGRMGEADIAAELETDATATGQLAAAMARAALPTAESKAAAWDAIVERTDMPNAAQRSAIVGFSRVHDTSLLEPYAEKYFAAVRNVWSTRTHEIAQQIVTGLYPSRLTTQATVDATDAFLASLGDEAPSLRRLILESRDGVVRALKAQSVDK, encoded by the coding sequence ATGAATCTCACGCGCTCAGAAGCCCGTGAACGAGCAGAACTGATCAGTGTCGATTCCTATGACGTCAATCTTGACCTCACACGCGGGGATGAGGTGTTCGGCAGCACCACCGTGGTTCGGTTCTCCGCACAACAGGGCGCATCCACGTTTATCGACGCCGTCACCGCGGCCGTACACCGCGTCACGCTCAACGGCGTGGACCTGGACGCAGCTGAAGTCTCCGACGGCGTGCGCATCCAGCTCCCGAATCTTGCGGCGTCCAACGAGCTCGTTGTCGAAGCTGATGCCTATTACATGAACACGGGCGAAGGCCTGCACCGTTTTGTGGATCCCGTGGACAACGAGGTCTACCTCTACTCCCAGTTCGAGGTCCCGGACTCCCGCCGCATGTTCACCGTCTTCGAACAGCCGGATCTGAAAGCAACATTCCGGTTCACGGTCACGGCGCCCTCGCACTGGGACGTCATTTCCAACTCCCCCACCCCGGAACCGGTTCCGGCCGGATCCCTGGAAGAGGGCGGAAAGCACGCCACCTGGTCCTTTGACCCGACACCCCGGATCTCTTCCTACATCACCGCGCTGATCGCCGGACCCTACCAGTCCGTCCGCAGCGAACTCACCAGCTCCGACGGCCGAACCATTCCGCTGGGCGTTTTCGCCCGCAAGTCCCTGATGCAGCACCTGGACGCGGAGAACGTGTTCGAGCTGACCCGGCAGGGCTTCGAGTTCTACGAAAAGCAGTTCGGCACGCCGTACCCGTTCGAAAAGTACGACCAGCTCTTTGTCCCGGAATTCAACGCCGGAGCCATGGAAAACGCCGGAGCCGTCACGTTCCTCGAGAGCTACGTCTTCCGTTCCCGTGTACCCGACGCGACCGTCGAGCGCCGCGCCGTCACCATCCTGCACGAGCTGGCCCACATGTGGTTCGGCGACCTCGTCACGATGCGCTGGTGGAATGATCTCTGGCTCAACGAGTCCTTTGCCGAATTCATGTCCACGCTCGCAGCGGCGGACGCCACCGAATTCAAACAGTCCTGGACCACCTTCGCGTCCATGGAAAAGGCCTGGGCCTACCGCCAGGACCAGCTGCCGACCACGCACCCCATCGTCGCCGAAATCCGTGATCTGGAAGACGTGCAGGTCAACTTTGACGGCATCACCTACGCCAAGGGCGCTTCGGTGCTTAAGCAGCTCGTTGCCTGGGTGGGCCAGGACCAGTTCATGGCCGGTGTCCGCGAGTACTTCGGCAAGCATGCCTGGGGCAACACCGAGCTCAAGGACCTGCTCTCGGAACTGGAAACGGCCAGTGGACGGGACCTGAAGGAATGGTCCGAGCTGTGGCTGGAAACCGCCGGCGTGAACACCCTGCGCCCCGAGCTTGAGCTGGACGACGACGGCGTCATCACCTCATTTGCCGTGCTCCAGAGCGCTGTGGCTGACTATCCGACACTGCGGCCGCACCGGCTCGCCATCGGCTTCTATGACAGCGGCGACGACGGCAAGCTGCACCGCACGCACCGCGTGGAGCTGGACATTGACGGTGAACGGACCGAGGTCGCCGAGCTGGTGGGCCGGCAGCGTCCGGACCTGCTGCTGCTCAACGATGATGACCTGGCGTACGCCAAGATCCGCCTCGATGAAAAGTCGGAGCACACCGCCGTCCGGCGCCTGCGCGACATTTCCGAGTCCCTGCCCCGCACCCTGGTGTGGGCCTCCGCCTGGGACGCAACGCGCGACGGCGAGATCCCGGCCCGCAACTACGTGGAACTGGTGCTGCAGAACATCGGCTCGGAGTCCGATTCCTCCGTGGTCCAGGTCCTGCTGCGCCAGCTGGCCACCACGCTGGCCTTCTACGTTGCACCGGCCGACCGGGAGCCCATGACCGCCGCCGCGGCGGACAGCCTGTGGGAGCTGGCCAGTGCGGCAGCTCCCGGATCCGATTCGCAGCTGCAGTTCGTCAAGTCCTTCGCCGGCCACGCCGTGTCGGAGGAACATCTGGACACCCTGGCCGGGCTGCTGTCCGGCGACCAAACGCTGGAGGGCCTGAACATCGACGCGGACCTGCGCTGGGAGCTCCTGACCGGCTTGGTAGCCGGCGGCCGGATGGGCGAAGCGGACATAGCCGCTGAGCTGGAGACGGATGCCACGGCCACCGGCCAGCTCGCCGCTGCCATGGCCCGTGCCGCTCTTCCCACCGCCGAATCCAAGGCCGCTGCATGGGATGCGATCGTGGAGCGCACCGATATGCCCAACGCAGCCCAGCGTTCGGCCATCGTGGGCTTTAGCCGGGTCCATGACACGTCGCTGCTGGAGCCCTACGCGGAGAAGTACTTCGCCGCCGTACGCAATGTGTGGAGCACCCGGACGCACGAAATTGCGCAGCAGATCGTGACCGGCCTGTACCCGTCCCGGCTGACGACGCAGGCCACTGTGGACGCCACGGATGCCTTCCTGGCATCCCTGGGCGACGAAGCGCCCTCGCTGCGCCGGCTCATCCTGGAAAGCCGCGACGGCGTGGTCCGCGCGCTGAAGGCACAGTCGGTCGATAAGTAG
- a CDS encoding OsmC family protein, whose amino-acid sequence MNLSEHSYAVSLEWTGNRGTGTSGYRSYGRDHIVRADGLPDLAGTADPTFHGDRDRWNPEQLLLTALSQCHMLSYLHVAVKNGITVLAYNDDAEGTLRLNRDGSGEFTGVVLRPQVTVAAGNSTTTAEELHAEANRMCFIARSVNFPVLHKPEIITTG is encoded by the coding sequence GTGAATCTCTCCGAGCACAGCTATGCAGTATCCCTGGAATGGACGGGCAACCGTGGAACCGGCACGTCCGGCTACCGGAGCTACGGCCGCGACCACATCGTCCGGGCCGACGGACTTCCGGACCTCGCCGGAACCGCCGACCCCACTTTCCACGGCGACCGGGACCGCTGGAATCCCGAACAGCTCCTGCTGACGGCACTCTCCCAGTGCCATATGCTCTCCTACCTGCACGTGGCGGTGAAAAACGGCATCACCGTCCTGGCCTACAACGACGACGCCGAGGGCACCCTTCGGCTGAACCGGGACGGCAGCGGCGAGTTCACCGGCGTCGTGCTCCGTCCGCAGGTGACGGTGGCGGCCGGCAACTCCACCACCACGGCGGAAGAACTGCACGCTGAGGCCAACCGGATGTGCTTCATTGCCCGCAGCGTCAACTTTCCGGTGCTGCACAAGCCGGAAATCATAACTACAGGTTAA
- a CDS encoding Fpg/Nei family DNA glycosylase: protein MPEGHSIHRLARQFNSVFAGRRLEVSSPQGRFAAGAARLDGRILVNAEAHGKQLFLAFDHDLFLRIHLGLYGAFDFGGDSSFLGASSIGAPRKVGEREIASDDDGAAYAGPPAPKGAVRVRMVSPNGWADLRGPTACEVITDAERAAVVARLGPDPLQQDADESEFVGRLRRRASPVGLLLMNQEILAGVGNVYRAEVLFRRRLSPWRLGKDVSEDEAAALWRDIVSIMNDGVAQGRIITTLPADRDSDTEPVPREDAHYVYQRTGLPCRKCGTAVALTEMGARKLYWCPRCQER from the coding sequence ATGCCCGAGGGGCATTCGATCCACCGGCTGGCCCGGCAGTTTAACTCGGTGTTTGCCGGCCGGCGGCTGGAGGTGTCCAGCCCGCAGGGGCGCTTCGCCGCCGGTGCTGCTCGGCTCGACGGGCGGATCCTGGTCAACGCTGAGGCTCACGGCAAGCAGCTGTTCCTGGCTTTCGATCACGATCTGTTTCTTCGCATCCACCTCGGCTTGTACGGCGCGTTCGATTTTGGCGGCGACTCAAGCTTCCTCGGTGCATCCAGTATTGGTGCGCCGAGGAAGGTGGGGGAGCGCGAAATTGCGTCCGACGACGACGGCGCAGCGTACGCAGGTCCGCCTGCACCCAAGGGAGCTGTCCGCGTGCGGATGGTCTCGCCGAACGGGTGGGCTGACCTTCGTGGGCCCACGGCGTGCGAGGTGATCACTGATGCCGAAAGAGCCGCTGTTGTTGCCCGGCTCGGTCCTGATCCGCTGCAGCAGGATGCGGATGAATCCGAATTTGTTGGCCGGCTTCGGCGGCGCGCCTCGCCGGTGGGTTTGCTGTTGATGAATCAGGAAATCCTCGCTGGAGTTGGAAACGTTTATCGTGCCGAGGTGCTTTTCCGGCGCCGGCTCTCTCCTTGGCGTCTGGGTAAGGACGTCAGTGAGGATGAGGCGGCGGCTCTCTGGAGGGACATCGTTTCGATCATGAACGACGGCGTGGCCCAGGGCAGGATCATCACGACTCTTCCTGCTGACCGGGACAGCGACACTGAACCTGTTCCACGGGAGGACGCGCACTACGTTTACCAGCGCACCGGCCTGCCCTGCCGGAAATGCGGGACGGCGGTAGCCCTGACCGAAATGGGCGCCCGGAAGCTGTACTGGTGCCCGCGTTGCCAGGAACGCTGA